One stretch of Halapricum desulfuricans DNA includes these proteins:
- a CDS encoding TM1802 family CRISPR-associated protein, protein MTPAAKNELFGEDESLVEIFVDLSDPDNPQLRADRPVRITQATEDLRFKLGHSYPANKTSSMTDYSVTTQKSADAHHIAGMRDDAWGTNNVQDRFTGWAQSDAAQTVIERDDSGATWIIEALAELGDDDEQMERAKDGLLREVGGDETYELESLITIRVKLPDDDEYRYPGEIPVLNEVMVEQKSERLESMSVEGAGGEGAGYVTNEQDRVTGGSAGLFGMYGKKQREHFPDLSVDGSDAWRSRPISHETAAAIADANNLFEEFYRGLGQSRRLYVLPYLSGPPSALSPADFDWFVDTVYTRLRDADQDDLEDVIVDLYQRVEEAGEREEISFGIDSDEAFGSVRFATALVVSGNPNRLLFDTIDAPRYRPREVEQAHRHILNERPFGEFGLFSSTLRRAQSPLLSRDARLHGELLFGSYFVRTTEPTRSSREASETPKAGDIDDSRARRMRQFLTGETIVPETLLEEYVHQLVQSQRSEFDGEGNGVPVFDILAQYAQFRALSDAGVLESTPTATIANVQPITHDTEYESRDERLQEFLNSHEVLQKESRQAVFLLGGLVGRITTLQRRNDVSSTLVRRYPIDYLTTQSIKEVTNEVLQMNNTYIESEDELGSQYNARYVNRLPNLMLQSDPSTWKFTQNELQWLYALGIAYGISDTDENITEDSTEE, encoded by the coding sequence ATGACGCCGGCCGCCAAGAACGAGCTGTTCGGTGAAGACGAGAGTCTCGTCGAGATCTTCGTTGATCTCAGCGACCCTGACAACCCGCAGCTACGGGCTGACCGTCCCGTACGAATCACACAGGCGACAGAAGATCTTCGATTCAAGCTCGGCCATTCCTATCCAGCCAACAAGACCAGCAGCATGACCGACTATTCGGTCACGACCCAGAAGTCGGCTGATGCTCACCACATCGCAGGGATGCGCGACGACGCCTGGGGAACAAATAACGTCCAAGACAGGTTTACGGGGTGGGCACAGAGTGATGCCGCGCAGACTGTCATCGAACGGGATGACAGCGGAGCGACGTGGATCATCGAAGCACTCGCCGAGCTCGGTGATGATGACGAGCAGATGGAACGCGCGAAAGACGGGCTCCTGCGAGAGGTCGGTGGTGACGAGACGTACGAACTGGAGTCGTTGATCACGATTCGGGTGAAGCTGCCGGACGACGACGAGTACCGATACCCGGGTGAGATACCGGTCCTGAACGAGGTCATGGTCGAACAGAAGTCGGAACGGCTGGAGTCCATGTCGGTCGAAGGCGCAGGTGGGGAGGGAGCCGGCTACGTAACCAATGAACAGGACCGCGTCACGGGTGGTTCAGCAGGCCTGTTCGGGATGTACGGGAAAAAACAGCGAGAACATTTCCCGGACCTGTCAGTTGATGGTTCGGACGCGTGGCGATCGCGACCGATCAGCCACGAAACGGCCGCTGCTATCGCTGATGCCAACAACCTCTTTGAGGAGTTCTATCGCGGACTCGGTCAGAGCCGACGGTTGTACGTCCTGCCGTATCTGTCTGGTCCACCCTCTGCGCTTTCTCCGGCTGACTTTGACTGGTTCGTTGACACTGTCTACACCCGTCTTCGTGACGCCGATCAGGACGATCTTGAAGATGTCATTGTCGATTTATACCAACGGGTCGAGGAAGCCGGTGAGCGAGAGGAAATCTCGTTCGGTATAGATAGCGACGAGGCCTTCGGAAGTGTCCGATTTGCGACGGCCCTGGTCGTAAGCGGGAACCCGAACCGACTGCTATTCGATACAATCGACGCACCGCGTTATCGGCCAAGAGAGGTCGAACAAGCACACCGGCACATCCTCAACGAGCGTCCATTCGGCGAGTTCGGGCTCTTTTCGAGCACGCTGCGTCGCGCACAGTCACCGCTTCTCAGTCGAGACGCACGATTGCACGGAGAGCTCTTGTTCGGGTCGTACTTCGTCCGGACGACAGAGCCGACGCGATCGAGCCGCGAAGCCAGCGAAACGCCGAAAGCGGGAGATATCGACGACAGTCGTGCCCGTCGGATGCGCCAGTTCCTGACCGGCGAGACGATCGTGCCGGAGACGCTGCTGGAAGAGTACGTCCACCAACTCGTCCAGAGCCAGCGGTCAGAATTTGATGGAGAAGGCAACGGCGTTCCGGTCTTCGACATTCTCGCTCAGTACGCACAGTTCCGCGCCCTGTCCGACGCCGGGGTGCTGGAATCGACACCGACAGCGACAATCGCAAACGTGCAACCGATCACTCACGACACCGAATACGAATCGCGTGACGAACGACTGCAGGAGTTCCTCAACAGCCACGAAGTGCTTCAGAAGGAGAGTCGACAGGCCGTATTCCTTCTCGGCGGGCTCGTCGGACGGATCACGACGCTACAGCGCCGCAATGACGTCTCTTCGACGCTCGTCCGTCGATATCCGATCGACTATCTCACGACTCAGTCGATCAAGGAGGTCACCAACGAGGTCCTGCAGATGAACAACACCTATATCGAAAGCGAGGACGAGCTTGGCAGCCAGTACAATGCACGGTACGTCAACCGGCTGCCGAACTTGATGCTCCAGTCTGATCCGAGCACCTGGAAGTTCACTCAGAACGAACTCCAGTGGCTCTACGCTCTGGGTATCGCATACGGAATCAGCGACACTGACGAAAACATTACCGAAGACTCCACGGAGGAATGA
- the cas6 gene encoding CRISPR-associated endoribonuclease Cas6: MRILARLRARRDTAYDNTYHHKLQGRIWGALEDSPYDDLHDENRPMPFVYSNPFPPEDMREGDERTLLIASPEEELLAYVAADLKDNRELNIGEMPFHVEELTPVAPDVGDPGTSGTIETGTGVLVRIPPWRFEAYGLDIDHDEAEFWRPEHTMEPFRNQLEANLDKKHDLYCPEYLPGPSEVKGDLFDGYELLKTFAIPVEPTTGQTETWVLSKWRFDYTVRDDDHRRHLNLALDVGIGERNSLGFGFVNIQDHDE; encoded by the coding sequence ATGCGAATACTCGCTCGCTTGCGAGCGCGGCGAGACACCGCCTACGACAACACGTACCACCACAAGCTCCAGGGCCGAATCTGGGGTGCGCTCGAGGACAGTCCGTACGACGACTTGCACGACGAGAATCGACCGATGCCGTTCGTCTACTCGAATCCATTTCCCCCCGAGGACATGAGAGAGGGGGACGAGCGGACGTTGCTGATCGCGTCGCCCGAGGAGGAGCTACTCGCGTACGTTGCCGCGGATCTCAAAGACAACCGCGAGTTGAACATCGGCGAGATGCCGTTCCACGTCGAGGAACTCACACCGGTAGCTCCGGATGTCGGCGATCCCGGAACGTCCGGAACGATCGAGACCGGAACAGGCGTCCTCGTGCGGATCCCGCCCTGGCGTTTTGAGGCGTACGGTCTGGATATCGACCACGACGAAGCCGAGTTCTGGCGGCCCGAACATACGATGGAACCGTTCCGAAACCAGCTCGAGGCCAATCTGGACAAGAAACACGACCTGTACTGTCCGGAGTACCTGCCCGGGCCATCCGAAGTCAAGGGCGACCTGTTCGACGGCTACGAGCTACTCAAAACCTTTGCTATCCCCGTTGAGCCGACGACCGGCCAAACGGAGACATGGGTATTGAGCAAGTGGCGGTTCGATTACACAGTTCGAGACGACGATCACAGACGGCACCTGAATCTGGCGCTTGATGTCGGGATTGGAGAACGGAACAGCCTCGGGTTCGGGTTCGTGAATATACAGGACCATGACGAGTAA
- a CDS encoding alpha-amylase family glycosyl hydrolase: MTDHSHTDTHQPGPPRFVQVGERIVDPIYVDMAHGYDRDNIAPTVAGTPERDPDPYDRSDFTWQLLETPDGSDAGLEYAPTPYDDRTQYDEGLHNTVEFQPDAPGVYRLELDAPDGSHELTIEAFPRPDLDDEIEVFDIEGAVGGVEEADVGGPPHLELVGEFDAEAGEFVVESNPQLAADAFTVEDDLAVSFRPHDAAALSAEDVTVEGTTARIPVEAVDEPTSLFAAPFDGVRVGATDEIVLEPDGGIEYPNRPPEWLDDAVMYEIFPRSFAGESGEADFEFLTEKVDYLADLGVDVVWLTPIVPAWSPEIDTPPGGPHGYSTGDYFDVADDLGTLSDFEAFVDACHEADIRVCFDLVVNHCGWTNDHWQDTIAELGDQPEDPYAFPDVEAWDTDSPYFDWFDRQTTPSEEDAAPAQTSFFNVRLQPNLNYGNVALREHILAAVDFWSEYVDAFRCDIAWGVPHSFWKEARRLTRQKDAEFMWLDESIPYLTSMDESEFDLHFDTTEFMFTAHAVARGERPPSDLLDAIDARAEHGFPTYSRILNTTENHDESRIYWEAKAEGHREDPAQAERAALAAAFTLPGVPFLYYGQERLIAEYGTRRESPFADRDDRFDDIEKDPYKRAFMNWEEYDEAHFAFVDALIDCYHDSPVFGPTADLVREAHRTDAIDDVLVFGRDAGDEKRVVVINFAPEPRRVQLRPTVETRDLFSGEDLAVGSSADAVTVEVETLAILETDSLFGQGK, from the coding sequence ATGACCGATCACTCACACACCGACACACACCAGCCCGGCCCGCCACGGTTCGTCCAGGTCGGCGAGCGGATCGTCGACCCGATCTACGTCGACATGGCTCACGGCTACGACCGGGACAACATCGCACCGACGGTCGCGGGGACGCCCGAGCGCGACCCCGACCCGTACGATCGAAGCGACTTCACGTGGCAGCTGCTCGAGACGCCCGACGGTAGCGACGCCGGTCTCGAGTACGCGCCGACACCGTACGACGACCGGACCCAGTACGACGAGGGTCTGCACAACACCGTCGAGTTCCAGCCCGACGCGCCGGGCGTCTACCGCCTCGAGCTCGACGCCCCGGACGGCTCCCACGAGCTGACGATCGAGGCGTTTCCGAGGCCGGACCTCGACGACGAAATCGAGGTCTTCGACATCGAGGGCGCGGTCGGCGGCGTCGAGGAAGCCGACGTCGGCGGTCCGCCCCATCTCGAACTCGTCGGCGAGTTCGACGCCGAGGCCGGAGAGTTCGTCGTCGAATCGAACCCGCAGCTCGCCGCCGACGCCTTCACCGTCGAGGACGACCTGGCGGTCTCGTTTCGGCCCCACGACGCCGCCGCCCTCTCGGCCGAGGACGTCACCGTCGAGGGAACGACCGCCCGGATCCCGGTCGAGGCCGTCGACGAACCGACTAGCCTGTTCGCGGCCCCCTTCGACGGGGTTCGGGTGGGCGCGACCGACGAGATCGTCCTCGAGCCCGACGGGGGGATCGAGTATCCCAACCGGCCCCCGGAGTGGCTCGACGACGCCGTGATGTACGAGATCTTCCCGCGGTCGTTCGCGGGCGAGTCCGGTGAGGCCGACTTCGAGTTCCTCACCGAGAAAGTCGACTACCTCGCGGACCTGGGCGTCGACGTGGTCTGGCTGACGCCGATCGTCCCGGCCTGGAGCCCGGAGATCGACACGCCGCCCGGCGGCCCCCACGGCTACAGCACGGGCGACTACTTCGACGTGGCCGACGACCTCGGCACGCTGTCGGACTTCGAGGCGTTCGTCGACGCCTGCCACGAGGCGGACATCCGGGTGTGTTTCGACCTCGTGGTCAACCACTGCGGGTGGACCAACGACCACTGGCAGGACACGATCGCCGAGCTCGGTGACCAGCCCGAGGACCCCTACGCGTTCCCCGACGTCGAGGCCTGGGACACCGACTCGCCGTACTTCGACTGGTTCGACCGCCAGACCACTCCCTCAGAGGAGGACGCCGCGCCGGCCCAGACGAGTTTCTTCAACGTCCGCCTGCAGCCCAACCTCAACTACGGCAACGTGGCGCTGCGCGAGCACATCCTGGCCGCGGTGGACTTCTGGTCTGAGTACGTCGACGCCTTCCGGTGTGACATCGCCTGGGGCGTCCCCCACTCCTTCTGGAAGGAGGCCCGCCGGCTCACCCGACAGAAGGACGCCGAGTTCATGTGGCTCGACGAGTCGATCCCCTATCTCACCTCGATGGACGAGTCGGAGTTCGACCTGCACTTCGACACGACCGAGTTCATGTTCACCGCCCACGCGGTCGCCCGCGGCGAGCGCCCGCCCAGCGACCTGCTTGACGCGATCGACGCCCGGGCGGAGCACGGCTTTCCGACCTACAGTCGCATCCTCAACACGACCGAGAACCACGACGAATCGCGCATCTACTGGGAGGCCAAGGCCGAGGGCCACCGCGAGGACCCCGCTCAGGCCGAGCGCGCCGCACTGGCGGCCGCGTTCACCCTGCCCGGCGTGCCCTTCCTCTACTACGGGCAGGAACGGCTCATCGCCGAGTACGGCACCCGCCGGGAGAGCCCCTTCGCGGACCGGGACGACCGCTTCGACGACATCGAGAAAGACCCCTACAAGCGGGCGTTCATGAACTGGGAGGAGTACGACGAGGCGCACTTCGCGTTCGTCGACGCGCTGATCGACTGCTATCACGACTCGCCCGTGTTCGGCCCGACCGCCGACCTCGTGCGCGAGGCCCACCGGACCGACGCCATCGACGACGTGCTGGTGTTCGGCCGCGACGCCGGCGACGAGAAACGCGTGGTCGTCATCAACTTCGCGCCCGAACCGCGGCGGGTCCAGCTCCGCCCGACTGTCGAGACTCGCGACCTGTTCTCCGGCGAGGATCTGGCTGTCGGTTCGTCTGCCGACGCCGTCACTGTCGAGGTCGAGACGCTTGCGATCCTCGAGACCGACTCGCTGTTCGGGCAGGGGAAGTGA
- a CDS encoding 4a-hydroxytetrahydrobiopterin dehydratase: MSDLLSDDEIDRQLPDSWARDGEEITRAFEFDSYLPGVGFASAVGGLAEEAWHHPEITITWGEVEVRLTTHDAGGVTEKDIELAERCNEIYE; this comes from the coding sequence ATGAGCGACCTGCTCTCGGACGACGAGATCGACCGTCAGCTACCGGACAGCTGGGCACGGGACGGCGAGGAGATCACCAGGGCCTTCGAGTTCGACTCGTATCTCCCGGGCGTGGGGTTCGCGTCCGCGGTGGGCGGGCTCGCCGAGGAGGCCTGGCACCACCCCGAGATCACGATCACCTGGGGCGAAGTCGAGGTTCGACTGACGACTCACGACGCGGGAGGCGTCACCGAGAAAGACATCGAGCTTGCAGAGCGCTGCAACGAGATCTACGAGTGA
- the ilvD gene encoding dihydroxy-acid dehydratase: MDELNKDPELRSSEVTEGTERAPHRAMFRAMGYDDQDLSSPMVGIANPAADITPCNVHLDEVAESAYEGIDESGGMPIEFGTITVSDAISMGTEGMKASLISREMIADSVELVSFAERMDGLVTIGGCDKNMPGMMMASIRTDLPSVFLYGGSIMPGEHDGREVTIQNVFEGVGAVAQGEMSEDELDEMERHACPGAGSCGGMFTANTMASVSEALGFAPLGSAAPPAEEWSRYTVARESGELAVEAVREQRRPSDFLSKASFENAIALQVAVGGSTNAVLHLLAMAAEAGVDLDIEDFNRISARTPKIADFQPGGEKVMNDLYEVGGVPVVLQALRDADLIDGDALTVTGDTIGEELDAMDLPTIAELDVEYLRPVEDPFHERGAIRILSGNLAPDGAVIKITGADHLHHEGPVRVFEEESEAMEYVQEGHVEAGDAIVIRNEGPRGGPGMREMLGVTSAVAGQGHAEDVALLTDGRFSGATRGFSIGHVAPEAYVGGPIAALEDGDLITIDIDDLELSVDLSDDEIERRLEARDEPEPNYEGGFLAKYHRDFGSAANGAVTNPAAKWE, encoded by the coding sequence ATGGACGAGCTAAATAAGGACCCGGAACTGCGAAGCTCCGAGGTCACGGAAGGCACAGAGCGCGCCCCGCACCGGGCGATGTTCCGGGCGATGGGATATGACGATCAGGACCTCTCCTCGCCGATGGTCGGGATCGCCAACCCGGCGGCGGACATCACGCCGTGTAACGTCCATCTGGACGAGGTCGCCGAGTCGGCCTACGAGGGTATCGACGAGTCCGGCGGTATGCCCATCGAGTTCGGGACGATCACCGTCTCCGATGCGATCTCGATGGGGACCGAGGGGATGAAGGCGTCGCTGATATCCAGAGAGATGATCGCCGACTCGGTCGAGCTGGTGAGTTTCGCCGAGAGGATGGACGGGCTGGTGACGATCGGCGGCTGTGACAAGAACATGCCAGGGATGATGATGGCCTCGATCAGGACCGATCTTCCCTCAGTGTTCCTCTACGGTGGGTCGATCATGCCCGGCGAGCACGACGGCCGCGAGGTGACGATCCAGAACGTCTTCGAGGGCGTCGGCGCGGTCGCACAGGGCGAGATGTCCGAGGACGAACTCGACGAGATGGAACGCCACGCCTGTCCCGGGGCCGGCTCCTGTGGCGGGATGTTCACGGCCAACACGATGGCCTCGGTTTCGGAGGCGCTCGGGTTCGCGCCGCTGGGCAGCGCCGCGCCGCCGGCCGAGGAGTGGTCGCGCTACACGGTCGCCCGCGAGAGCGGCGAACTCGCAGTCGAGGCCGTCCGAGAGCAGCGCCGTCCCTCGGATTTCCTCAGCAAAGCGAGCTTCGAGAACGCGATCGCCCTGCAGGTCGCCGTCGGCGGCTCGACCAACGCCGTGTTGCACCTGCTGGCGATGGCCGCCGAGGCGGGCGTCGATCTCGACATCGAGGACTTCAACCGGATCAGCGCACGCACGCCCAAGATCGCGGACTTCCAGCCCGGCGGCGAGAAGGTCATGAACGACCTCTACGAGGTCGGCGGCGTCCCGGTCGTGCTGCAGGCCCTGCGCGACGCCGATCTGATCGACGGCGACGCGCTGACTGTCACGGGGGACACCATCGGCGAGGAACTGGACGCGATGGACCTGCCGACGATCGCTGAACTCGACGTCGAGTACCTCCGGCCGGTCGAGGACCCGTTCCACGAGCGGGGCGCTATCCGGATCCTCTCGGGCAACCTCGCGCCGGACGGCGCGGTCATCAAGATCACCGGCGCCGATCACCTGCATCACGAGGGTCCGGTCAGGGTCTTCGAGGAGGAGTCCGAGGCCATGGAGTACGTTCAGGAGGGCCACGTCGAGGCCGGCGACGCGATCGTCATCCGCAACGAGGGGCCACGCGGCGGGCCCGGCATGCGGGAGATGCTCGGCGTCACCTCGGCGGTCGCCGGCCAGGGCCACGCCGAGGACGTGGCGCTGTTGACTGACGGACGCTTCTCGGGGGCGACTCGCGGGTTCTCGATCGGGCACGTCGCGCCGGAGGCGTACGTCGGCGGTCCGATCGCCGCACTCGAGGACGGCGATCTGATCACGATCGACATCGACGACCTCGAGCTGTCGGTCGATCTCAGCGACGACGAGATCGAACGCCGACTCGAAGCGCGCGACGAGCCCGAGCCGAACTACGAGGGCGGGTTCCTCGCGAAGTACCACCGCGACTTCGGCTCCGCGGCGAACGGTGCGGTGACGAACCCGGCAGCCAAGTGGGAGTGA
- the mbhE gene encoding hydrogen gas-evolving membrane-bound hydrogenase subunit E, with amino-acid sequence MQPNQWVMAVIVGLPFLAAALTPLVYRLLGERTAYASAAVAAVSFGLVGWFATTGARGLVSWTWIDAPGFEVALSFYVDGLSLLIGFLASGIGVLILTYSGGYMHEEPGKMKFYATLLAFMGSMLGVAFAADLVVLFVFWELTSISSFILIGHYTGESSSRYAARKSMLITVAGGLFMLLGFLLLAGEGGTFQLLGTEQALFAQAESLREGLRADGLFVPALVLIGIGAAAKSAQVPLHIWLPNAMEAPTPVSAFLHSATMVKAGVYLVGRLRPLLASEEWQLLFVAMGLVTMTVAAILAVGASDIKELLAYSTASHLGLIIAGFGVVGGGASAYGAETGSFHILNHAAFKAALFLVAGIIAHEAGSRLIDDLGGLWRDLPIAAGVTVVAALGMAGVPPFNGFYSKEFLFEATYELAHASGGLWWILPAVAVFGSVFTFLYSIRFLMLFFGEKPDALGHVHTPPWSMRLPAVALAVVAGIIGLGGITATAGVHIGPLEEFVRQVVGATAIDQGGEHGAHFSYYLPTEPTVPVLMSATTIGLGAVAYPFYDQLRDVVRRLRSVSLLSANWYYDSVVEGLDRSRAVESTIQTGQLRTYALVLLLAVSVMTLLAYATAAVGLPAFGSVASPIPMVIVLGVAVVAAFAVTRAPSHIAGVLTLSILGFMVAIFYILGDAPDLALTQLLIETLVLVLFLLVLDKLPPFYGEARRWVLARDAVASAVVGVTVFLTVLVTTAASPASRISNFFLERGGVPAEHGTWILDYGGGANIVNVILVDFRAFDTLGEISVIAMAALSVITLVAMRERGEKQ; translated from the coding sequence GTGCAACCGAACCAGTGGGTCATGGCGGTTATCGTGGGACTGCCGTTCCTCGCTGCAGCCCTGACACCGCTCGTCTACCGGCTGCTCGGCGAGCGAACTGCCTACGCGTCTGCGGCGGTTGCGGCTGTCTCGTTCGGTCTCGTCGGCTGGTTTGCGACGACCGGCGCGCGCGGGCTCGTCTCCTGGACGTGGATCGACGCGCCCGGGTTCGAGGTCGCGCTGTCGTTTTACGTCGACGGGCTCTCGCTTCTGATCGGCTTTCTGGCCAGCGGGATCGGCGTCCTGATCCTCACCTACTCCGGCGGCTACATGCACGAAGAGCCGGGGAAGATGAAGTTCTACGCGACGCTGCTGGCGTTTATGGGGTCGATGCTCGGCGTGGCGTTCGCCGCCGATCTCGTGGTGCTGTTCGTGTTCTGGGAACTGACCAGCATCTCGTCGTTCATTCTGATCGGCCACTACACCGGCGAGTCGTCCTCGCGGTACGCCGCCCGCAAGTCGATGCTGATCACGGTCGCGGGGGGGCTGTTCATGTTGCTCGGCTTCCTGCTTCTGGCCGGCGAAGGGGGGACCTTCCAGTTGCTCGGGACGGAGCAGGCGCTGTTCGCACAGGCCGAATCGCTCCGCGAGGGGCTCCGCGCGGACGGACTGTTCGTGCCTGCGCTCGTGTTGATCGGCATCGGGGCCGCCGCCAAGTCCGCGCAGGTCCCGCTGCACATCTGGCTGCCCAACGCGATGGAAGCGCCCACGCCCGTCTCGGCGTTTCTCCACTCGGCGACGATGGTCAAGGCGGGCGTCTACCTCGTCGGTCGGCTCCGCCCGCTTCTGGCCTCTGAGGAGTGGCAACTGCTGTTCGTGGCGATGGGGCTGGTGACGATGACCGTCGCCGCAATCCTGGCTGTCGGAGCCAGCGACATCAAGGAGTTGCTGGCCTACTCGACGGCGTCGCACCTCGGGTTGATCATCGCCGGCTTCGGCGTCGTCGGAGGCGGTGCGAGCGCCTACGGAGCCGAAACCGGGTCGTTCCACATCCTCAACCACGCCGCGTTCAAGGCCGCGCTCTTTCTCGTGGCCGGGATCATCGCCCACGAGGCCGGATCGCGCCTGATCGACGACCTCGGCGGGCTGTGGCGCGACCTCCCGATCGCCGCCGGCGTTACGGTCGTCGCGGCGCTCGGAATGGCCGGCGTGCCGCCGTTCAACGGCTTTTACTCCAAGGAGTTCCTCTTCGAGGCGACCTACGAACTCGCGCACGCCTCCGGCGGGCTGTGGTGGATACTGCCCGCGGTCGCCGTCTTCGGGAGCGTGTTCACGTTCCTGTACTCGATCCGGTTTTTGATGCTGTTCTTCGGTGAGAAGCCCGATGCGCTGGGGCACGTCCACACGCCGCCGTGGTCGATGCGACTGCCCGCGGTCGCGCTGGCCGTCGTCGCCGGGATCATCGGACTCGGCGGGATCACCGCGACGGCCGGCGTCCACATCGGCCCGCTCGAGGAGTTCGTCCGGCAGGTCGTCGGCGCGACCGCGATCGATCAGGGTGGCGAGCACGGCGCGCACTTCTCGTATTACCTGCCGACCGAGCCCACCGTTCCGGTACTGATGAGCGCGACGACGATCGGGCTCGGGGCGGTCGCCTATCCGTTCTACGACCAGCTCCGGGACGTCGTCCGTCGGCTGCGCTCGGTTTCGCTCCTCAGCGCGAACTGGTATTACGACTCGGTCGTCGAGGGACTCGATCGCTCTCGCGCGGTCGAGTCGACGATCCAGACGGGACAGCTTCGGACCTACGCGCTGGTGTTGTTGCTCGCTGTGAGCGTCATGACGCTGCTCGCCTACGCCACAGCGGCCGTCGGACTTCCCGCGTTCGGGAGCGTCGCGAGTCCGATCCCGATGGTGATCGTCCTCGGGGTCGCGGTCGTGGCCGCGTTCGCGGTCACGCGGGCCCCGTCACACATCGCGGGCGTGCTGACGCTCTCGATTCTGGGGTTCATGGTCGCGATCTTCTACATCCTGGGAGACGCGCCGGACCTGGCGCTGACACAGCTACTCATCGAGACGCTTGTGCTGGTGCTCTTTTTGCTCGTCCTGGACAAACTCCCGCCGTTCTACGGCGAGGCGCGCCGGTGGGTACTCGCCCGGGACGCGGTCGCGTCGGCGGTCGTCGGCGTCACCGTCTTCCTGACCGTCCTGGTGACGACGGCCGCAAGTCCCGCCAGCAGGATCTCGAACTTCTTCCTCGAGCGCGGGGGCGTCCCGGCCGAGCACGGCACGTGGATCCTCGATTACGGCGGCGGGGCCAACATCGTGAATGTCATCCTCGTCGACTTCCGCGCGTTCGATACGCTGGGCGAGATCTCGGTGATCGCGATGGCCGCGCTGTCCGTGATTACGCTGGTTGCGATGCGCGAACGAGGTGAGAAACAGTGA
- a CDS encoding MnhB domain-containing protein, which translates to MTENEPTVIARTVVRIVVPIILVTAVALLLQGHNAPGGGFIGGVLTAVAFALIYVIYGLDYVETEILDRTALPRALPGEPVEDESAQRPGVTKEFSEVLAIGLALAAGSGIVAIALGYPFLSQAVAFVEGIPLFHEIEVASALAFDLGVYFVVVGGLLTVIAVVGAE; encoded by the coding sequence GTGACAGAGAACGAACCGACAGTCATCGCCCGTACGGTCGTTCGGATCGTCGTGCCGATCATCCTGGTGACGGCAGTCGCGCTGCTGTTGCAGGGACACAACGCCCCCGGTGGCGGGTTCATCGGCGGCGTCCTGACTGCCGTCGCGTTCGCGCTCATCTACGTCATCTACGGGCTGGATTACGTCGAGACGGAGATCCTCGATCGCACGGCCCTGCCACGGGCGCTCCCGGGCGAGCCAGTCGAGGACGAAAGCGCACAGCGCCCCGGCGTGACGAAAGAGTTCAGCGAAGTGCTGGCGATCGGACTGGCGCTGGCCGCCGGGAGCGGGATCGTCGCGATCGCGCTGGGATACCCGTTCCTCAGTCAGGCCGTCGCGTTCGTCGAGGGAATCCCGCTGTTTCACGAGATCGAGGTCGCGTCGGCGCTGGCGTTCGACCTCGGAGTGTACTTCGTCGTCGTCGGCGGGCTACTGACGGTCATTGCGGTGGTGGGTGCGGAATGA
- a CDS encoding sodium:proton antiporter, which produces MIASALAAGGTGGYVPAREPQFVLAVVLGLLFALGTFLILRRDVVRVVWGVTILSQAANVYLVTMGGLAGSVPFVGHGGGEATATTDPLVQALVLTAIVIGFGTTAFSLVLTYRVYEEHGTIDLKEIGDTNE; this is translated from the coding sequence ATGATCGCCAGCGCCCTCGCCGCCGGCGGCACCGGTGGGTACGTTCCGGCCCGGGAACCGCAGTTCGTGCTGGCGGTCGTGCTCGGGTTGCTGTTCGCGCTCGGGACGTTCCTGATCCTCCGTCGCGACGTCGTCCGGGTCGTCTGGGGCGTCACGATCCTCAGCCAGGCGGCGAACGTCTACCTCGTGACGATGGGCGGGCTCGCCGGCTCGGTCCCGTTCGTCGGCCACGGCGGCGGGGAAGCGACGGCGACGACGGACCCGCTCGTTCAGGCGCTCGTGCTGACGGCGATCGTCATCGGGTTCGGGACGACCGCGTTCTCGCTAGTGTTGACCTACCGGGTATACGAGGAACACGGGACGATCGATCTGAAGGAAATCGGTGATACCAATGAGTAA